In a genomic window of Oncorhynchus keta strain PuntledgeMale-10-30-2019 chromosome 26, Oket_V2, whole genome shotgun sequence:
- the LOC118359042 gene encoding uncharacterized protein LOC118359042, translating into MRTRKGTGRFVMAVSQWMFCAAGLLLLIQGLQCSPVPPACPESCLCQKGLLNCSFAGLSQAQQHVPSTVTELDLSHNLLKSVTPSWSSWRLESLWLGHNSITHLSLCVRRTWRGKHRKIPLSRSRGRCVSWAPTLQLLSAERNKLEMIPEGLGGSEFLQVLQLSHNRISDLRPGDLCSCPLLREIHLQHNRISNLHPQALRDMPELRVLDLSFNLLTTITPSAYLSLRNLNALVEVSGNRWRCDCSLRSLRRKMAYDRDRALQQTWRGVVCTSPSTHAGRDLLHLEDSDLTCSTAENRVGLHQDVTVDKGMEILLPCGSPKQDSTWWTPNGQVPGSQAGLLISDITERDAGLYVCVSGPHEESVSVFNLLVHKAERKTRDTRSLHRERLQMNSELGSIQGDGQETDLKSLDLHRATQRTQSDLVLAVCLSVFITFLVAFVIGALTRPLLDALWRRCCSCCNRTKQSASPPQSVSSAGQSPYDNTAYSDEDEREELGTHRERRVTFSGHPSEQRDQNSIPYYDTVANGMQDNLAGEYDATYENVPERDTSHPSLEVYHPPEEEKPRVRGSVSSGSFRHDNPETDTHSGDLSDMSLSDPQRGAYPVHTHGMEFESIPDPEQLQGCRSSSVSSHSDQESPDRDQDMDWPKDNLAQRLEELKTRNNSWEPQSPQKEGDSFERSSDFPTVKPVDVLQINIGRVGEIPGFAYRKSNMADPNPMDPELWNDSGESFEFPDSIQGASARSSSQDLSGSAFADQLRKEYEQAWNKETLVEEWRENDESSSSNSSDSGNVPTEYTVNPDMGVVKEKEIVQDALLTHDSTTDPAAANPYLKHDVGLDKLHYKDPVSPSPDEDGFHVSELRQEVQRSHLFSEHSDLSSDSSDEPTKYTVNKDSDEEEEDEDQVPAVTHKGPSLSLGDINVSLASRKALNIGFSKDGFQYQPEPETRSTGLDRTTQSAISTKEPLPQTSLPSDVARVEDPPVSVYIPRLSKRLDIQPPQEASPAPAKTPPPSESSSSSESEDETTDNSMKLDREVPDVSQKNSSLSLGDINVSLAPRKALNIGFSKQGYQYHPEPEKRLTGVGLSFQSAITPKETSLPSDGTRAGESPAPFYFPSLGRCLDIQPPQDTTPAPPRTPPPSGSSSSRSESEDETTMNQKREEKAKVPDSSFIPAGIDVSFAPRKALNIGFSKEGLQYQSEPETRSTSLDLSSQSEFTPKEPLPQHRFPEVTRTGETPLDIPRYLDIQATQETPPAAPGSRRPAGSSSSNSESEDETTMNQKREEKSQDSDSSFIPEGIDVSFAPRKALNIGFSKEGFQYQSEPSLTGMGLTSQIAISTKQPLPKSSIPSDGTRDEESLVPLYIPSFKRHVDIQPPQETPPAAPQTPPPYGSSSSGSESKELDREVPDVTHKDPFLSFGDINVSIAPRKALNISFSKEGFQYQQEPETRSPSLDLSSQSEFTPKEPLSQNRFPEGTRTGETPLDIPSLGEHLDIQATQETPPAAPGSCRPAGSSSSNSESEDETTMNQKREEKSQDSDSSFIPEGIDVSFAPRKALNIGFSKEGFQYQSEPSLTGMGLTSQIAISTKEPLPKSSIPSDGTRDEESLVPLYIPIFRRHVDIQPHQETPPASLRTSHNSESTSPSSESEDETTMNQKREEEKAKVPDVTYKYPSLSPRDTPINVSFVPRKALNIGFSKESFQNQSSESKYESITTTNDRGFQEDAKPAPKTSIFYSTSSDRARTEEPPVPLYIPGLWRHQNIQPSQDATLAESSSASSENGDELTEHTKKPGRDVTDFSLSPGDTPINVSFAPRRALNISLYNSASTTEEVERKTGAEDRWERPGLGGLKALSETQRWDTKDSSTNMNVSFSQRSALNINSDSSTDEVGRRARADYSSPILERTISRKDGGFEEETNPSPQLSLPNTSSLFSTSTDEARPIESPLQIPRHRRRLVVDIQPHLAPPSAPGTPPPFPEGEEAAGSGWRSRGQQRWRAIDGFGRKSMTQGDEGEKNYMGLLAAKPFGTARQYQSVTPETIMATKHSEISERDGSDLTFSTVRHSEA; encoded by the exons GCCTGGGAGGTAGTGAGTTCCTACAGGTGCTGCAGCTCTCCCACAACAGGATCTCTGACCTGCGACCTGGAGACCTGTGCAGTTGCCCCCTTCTGAGAGAGATCCATCTGCAGCACAACCGTATCTCCAACCTCCACCCACAGGCCCTGAGGGACATGCCAGAGCTCAGG GTCCTGGATCTGAGCTTCAACTTGTTGACCACGATCACTCCATCAGCCTACCTGTCGCTGCGTAACCTGAATGCCCTGGTGGAGGTGAGTGGGAACAGGTGGAGGTGTGACTGCAGCCTGCGGAGCTTGAGGAGGAAGATGGCCTACGACAGGGACAGGGCCCTGCAgcagacctggaggggggtggtgtGTACATCCCCCTCCACCCACGCAGGTAGAGACCTGCTACACCTGGAGGACAGTGACCTCACCTGCTCTACTGCTGAGAACAGGGTGGGGCTCCACCAGGATGTGACAGTGGATAAAGGGATGGAGATCCTGCTGCCCTGTGGCTCTCCAAAGCAAG ATTCAACATGGTGGACGCCCAATGGACAAGTTCCTGGGAGCCAGGCAGGCCTGCTGATCAGTGACATCACAGAGCGAGACGCAGGACTGTACGTGTGCGTCTCTGGGCCTCACGAGGAGTCTGTGTCTGTATTCAACCTGCTTGTTCACAAGGCAGAGAGGAAAACCAGAGACACTAGGAGTTTACACAGGGAGCGGCTACAGATGAACTCAGAGTTAGGCAGCATCCAGGGAGATGGTCAGGAGACAGACCTGAAATCTCTAGACCTCCACAGGGCTACCCAGAGAACACAGTCTGACTTGGTCctggctgtctgcctgtctgtgttcaTCACCTTCCTGGTAGCATTTGTAATTGGTGCTCTGACCAGACCTCTCCTGGACGCTCTCTGGAGGAGGTGTTGTAGCTGCTGTAACCGTACCAAGCAAAGCGCCTCCCCACCACAGTCGGTCTCCTCTGCCGGGCAGTCCCCCTACGATAACACGGCCTATTCAGATGAGGATGAGCGAGAGGAACtagggacacacagggagaggagagtgacatTTAGTGGACATCCTTCAGAACAAAGGGATCAGAATAGTATTCCATACTATGATACTGTGGCCAATGGCATGCAGGACAACCTCGCTGGGGAATATGATGCAACATATGAGAATGTTCCGGAGAGGGATACCTCACACCCCTCCCTTGAGGTCTATCACCCGCCTGAGGAGGAGAAGCCTAGGGTACGGGGCTCTGTCAGCTCAGGAAGCTTCCGACATGACAACCCAGAGACAGACACTCACAGTGGAGATCTCTCTGATATGTCTCTGAGTGATCCACAAAGGGGCGCTTACCCAGTCCATACCCACGGCATGGAGTTTGAATCCATCCCCGACCCAGAACAGTTGCAGGGGTGTCGAAGCTCGTCTGTGTCTTCACACTCTGACCAGGAGAGTCCAGATAGGGATCAGGATATGGACTGGCCCAAAGACAATTTGGCTCAGAGATTGGAGGAGCTCAAGACCCGGAATAATTCCTGGGAGCCTCAATCCCCCCAGAAGGAAGGCGACTCCTTTGAGCGGAGTTCAGATTTCCCTACAGTTAAACCAGTTGATGTTCTACAGATCAACATTGGCAGAGTGGGTGAGATCCCTGGATTTGCTTATAGGAAATCAAACATGGCAGATCCCAACCCCATGGATCCTGAGCTGTGGAATGACAGCGGAGAGAGCTTTGAGTTCCCTGATTCCATCCAAGGTGCATCGGCACGATCCAGTAGTCAAGATCTTTCAGGTTCTGCTTTTGCTGATCAGTTGAGAAAAGAGTATGAACAAGCGTGGAATAAAGAAACACTTGTGGaagaatggagggagaatgatGAGTCCAGCTCCAGCAACTCAAGTGACAGTGGGAATGTACCTACAGAGTACACTGTGAACCCAGATATGGGGGTAGTGAAGGAGAAGGAGATTGTCCAGGATGCACTACTTACACATGATAGCACAACAGACCCTGCAGCAGCGAACCCCTATCTCAAACATGATGTCGGTTTGGACAAGCTGCACTATAAGGACCCAGTCAGTCCCTCTCCAGATGAGGATGGATTTCATGTGAGTGAACTGAGACAGGAAGTTCAACGCTCTCATTTGTTTTCAGAGCACTCTGATTTGTCCAGTGATAGTAGTGATGAACCCACAAAGTACACAGTGAACAAGGATAgcgatgaggaagaggaggatgaagatcAAGTCCCAGCTGTGACACACAAAGGTCCATCTCTCAGTCTTGGAGACATTAATGTATCTTTGGCCTCAAGGAAAGCTCTCAATATTGGCTTCTCCAAGGATGGTTTTCAATATCAACCAGAGCCTGAGACAAGGTCGACTGGCTTGGATCGAACCACCCAGAGTGCCATCAGCACAAAGGAGCCCCTTCCACAAACTTCATTGCCCTCAGACGTGGCAAGGGTTGAAGACCCACCAGTTTCAGTCTACATCCCCAGACTCAGTAAGCGTTTAGATATTCAGCCTCCTCAGGAAGCTTCACCTGCTCCCGCAAAAACACCACCACCCTCTGAATCCTCTTCCAGCAGTGAGAGCGAAGATGAGACTACAGATAACTCAATGAAACTTGACAGAGAGGTCCCAGATGTCTCACAGAAGAATTCATCTCTCAGTCTTGGAGACATTAATGTCTCTTTGGCTCCAAGGAAAGCTCTCAATATCGGCTTTTCCAAGCAAGGTTACCAATATCATCCAGAGCCTGAAAAAAGGTTGACTGGCGTGGGTCTTTCTTTCCAGAGTGCCATCACCCCAAAGGAGACTTCATTGCCCTCAGATGGGACAAGGGCTGGAGAGTCTCCAGCTCCATTCTATTTCCCCAGCCTCGGGAGATGTCTGGATATTCAGCCTCCTCAGGACACTACACCTGCTCCACCACGAACACCACCACCCTCTGGTTCATCCTCTTCTAGAAGTGAAAGTGAGGATGAGACTACAATGAATCaaaaaagagaagagaaagcTAAGGTCCCAGATTCATCTTTCATTCCCGCAGGAATTGATGTCTCTTTTGCTCCAAGGAAAGCTCTCAATATTGGCTTCTCCAAGGAGGGTCTTCAATATCAATCAGAGCCTGAGACAAGGTCGACAAGCTTGGATCTCTCCTCTCAGAGTGAATTCACCCCAAAGGAGCCGCTTCCCCAACATCGATTCCCAGAAGTGACAAGGACTGGAGAGACTCCACTAGATATCCCCAGATATTTAGATATTCAGGCCACTCAGGAAACTCCACCTGCTGCCCCAGGGTCACGCCGACCTGCTGGTTCATCCTCTTCTAACAGTGAAAGTGAGGATGAGACGACAATGAATCAAAAAAGGGAAGAGAAATCTCAGGACTCAGATTCATCTTTCATTCCCGAAGGCATTGATGTCTCTTTTGCACCAAGGAAAGCGCTCAATATTGGCTTCTCCAAGGAGGGGTTTCAATATCAATCAGAGCCAAGTTTGACTGGCATGGGTCTAACCTCCCAGATTGCCATCAGTACAAAGCAGCCCCTTCCCAAATCTTCAATTCCCTCAGATGGGACAAGGGATGAAGAGTCTCTAGTTCCACTCTATATCCCCAGTTTCAAGAGACATGTGGATATTCAGCCTCCTCAGGAGACTCCACCTGCTGCCCCACAAACACCACCACCCTATGGTTCATCCTCTTCTGGAAGTGAGAGTAAGGAACTTGACAGAGAGGTCCCAGATGTCACACACAAGGATCCATTTCTCAGTTTTGGAGACATTAATGTCTCTATAGCCCCAAGGAAAGCTCTCAATATCAGCTTCTCCAAGGAGGGTTTTCAATATCAACAAGAGCCTGAGACAAGGTCGCCTAGTTTGGATCTCTCCTCTCAGAGTGAATTCACCCCAAAGGAGCCTCTTTCCCAAAATCGATTCCCAGAAGGGACAAGGACTGGAGAGACTCCACTAGATATCCCCAGCCTCGGGGAACATTTAGATATTCAGGCCACTCAGGAAACTCCACCTGCTGCCCCAGGGTCATGCCGACCTGCTGGTTCATCCTCTTCTAACAGTGAAAGTGAGGATGAGACGACAATGAATCAAAAAAGGGAAGAGAAATCTCAGGACTCAGATTCATCTTTCATTCCCGAAGGCATTGATGTCTCTTTTGCTCCAAGGAAAGCGCTCAATATTGGCTTCTCCAAGGAGGGTTTTCAGTATCAATCAGAGCCAAGTTTGACTGGTATGGGTCTAACCTCCCAGATTGCCATCAGTACAAAGGAGCCCCTTCCCAAATCGTCAATTCCCTCAGATGGGACAAGGGATGAAGAGTCTCTAGTTCCACTCTATATCCCTATTTTCAGGAGACATGTGGATATTCAGCCTCATCAGGAAACTCCACCTGCTTCCCTACGAACATCACATAACTCTGAATCAACCTCTCCCAGCAGTGAGAGTGAAGATGAGACTACAATGAACCaaaaaagagaagaggagaaagctAAGGTCCCTGATGTCACATATAAGTATCCATCTCTCAGTCCTAGAGACACACCCATTAATGTCTCTTTTGTTCCAAGGAAAGCTCTCAATATTGGCTTCTCCAAGGAGAGTTTTCAGAATCAATCATCAGAGTCAAAGTATGAGAGTATAACCACCACAAATGATAGAGGTTTTCAGGAAGATGCCAAGCCTGCTcccaaaacatcaatattttacTCCACCTCCTCTGACAGGGCGAGAACTGAGGAGCCACCAGTTCCACTCTACATCCCTGGACTCTGGAGGCATCAGAATATCCAGCCCTCTCAGGATGCTACACTTGCCGAATCATCCTCTGCTAGCAGTGAGAATGGAGATGAGCTTACAGAACACACAAAGAAACCAGGGAGAGACGTCACAGATTTCTCGCTCAGTCCTGGGGACACGCCTATTAATGTCTCCTTTGCCCCAAGAAGAGCTCTCAATATCAGCCTTTACAACTCAGCCAGTACcacagaggaggtggagaggaagacCGGAGCAGAGGACAGGTGGGAAAGGCCAGGGCTTGGTGGTCTGAAGGCACTGTCAGAGACACAAAGGTGGGACACAAAGGACAGTTCTACAAACATGAATGTTTCTTTCTCTCAAAGGAGTGCTCTCAATATCAACTCAGACAGCAGCACAGATGAGGTGGGCAGGAGAGCCAGAGCAGACTACAGCAGTCCCATACTAGAGCGTACCATTAGCAGAAAGGACGGAGGCTTTGAGGAAGAAACCAATCCCTCTCCCCAACTGTCTTTACCAAATACATCATCCCTTTTCTCCACTTCCACTGATGAGGCAAGGCCTATAGAGTCTCCACTCCAAATCCCCCGCCATAGGAGGCGTCTAGTTGTAGACATTCAGCCCCACCTGGCTCCACCTAGTGCCCCAGGAACACCACCACCTTTCccagagggagaagaggcagctGGTTCTGGATGGAGGAGCAGGGGACAACAGAGGTGGAGAGCCATAGATGGATTTGGCCGTAAATCCATGACACagggagatgaaggagagaagaaCTATATGGGGTTATTGGCTGCTAAACCATTCGGCACAGCTCGTCAGTACCAGAGCGTTACCCCAGAAACCATTATGGCCACAAAGCATAGTGAGATCTCCGAGAGGGATGGTTCTGACCTGACCTTCTCCACTGTAAGACACAGTGAGGCTTAA